One Halobacterium zhouii genomic region harbors:
- the pyrI gene encoding aspartate carbamoyltransferase regulatory subunit: MTDTELRVSKIQSGTVVDHVSAGEALHVLSLLGIDGSSGEAVSLGMNVPSERLGRKDVVKVEGRELSDSELDVLALIAPDATINIVRDYDVVEKKRVERPEEVSGVLACPNRDCITNAGEPTDARFEVLEDGVRCVYCEEIVRDDLTAHLRQ; encoded by the coding sequence ATGACCGATACAGAACTCCGCGTCTCCAAGATCCAGAGCGGCACCGTCGTCGACCACGTCTCCGCGGGCGAGGCGCTGCACGTCCTCTCGCTCCTGGGCATCGACGGGTCGAGCGGCGAGGCGGTGAGCCTCGGGATGAACGTCCCCTCCGAGCGCCTCGGTCGGAAGGACGTCGTGAAAGTAGAGGGCCGGGAGTTGAGCGACTCCGAACTCGACGTGCTCGCGCTCATCGCGCCCGACGCCACCATCAACATCGTGCGCGACTACGACGTCGTCGAGAAGAAGCGCGTCGAGCGTCCGGAGGAAGTGAGTGGCGTGCTCGCGTGCCCGAACCGCGACTGCATCACGAACGCGGGCGAACCCACGGACGCCCGCTTCGAGGTGCTCGAGGACGGGGTCCGCTGTGTCTACTGCGAGGAGATTGTTCGAGACGACCTCACGGCGCACCTGCGTCAGTAA
- a CDS encoding methionine adenosyltransferase: MTNRNIQVQSLDRGAVEDESVEIVERKGIGHPDSICDGIAEHVCEALAREYIDRVGKVLHFNTDETQLVAGTAAPAFGGGEVVEPIYILVVGRATSHYVDDDGTEYDIPVEAIALEAARDYLRKHLPNLDLETDVIVDVKLGEGSGDLQDVFGEDGTTVPNANDTSFGVGHAPLSETERIVLETERSLNGEFADDNPAVGEDVKVMGKREGDHIDLTVAVALVDTYVPNMEAYAAEIESIRDHVEALAEAHTDRDVAVAVNTADDYEDGSIYLTTTGTSAEQGDDGSVGRGNRANGLITPNRSMSMEATSGKNPVNHIGKIYNLLSTEIAESIVDDVAGIRDLRVRLLSQIGRPIDEPHVADVHVVTDDGLTVADVEPEIVDIVDEELANVTDITQRVIDGELTTF; this comes from the coding sequence ATGACCAACCGAAACATCCAGGTGCAGTCCCTCGACCGCGGGGCCGTCGAGGACGAATCCGTCGAGATCGTCGAACGAAAGGGAATCGGTCACCCCGACTCTATCTGCGACGGCATCGCCGAACACGTCTGTGAGGCGCTCGCCCGCGAGTACATCGACCGCGTCGGCAAGGTCCTCCACTTCAACACCGACGAAACACAGCTCGTCGCCGGCACCGCCGCACCCGCGTTCGGCGGCGGCGAAGTCGTCGAACCCATCTACATCCTCGTCGTTGGCCGCGCCACCAGCCACTACGTCGACGACGACGGCACCGAGTACGACATTCCCGTCGAAGCCATCGCGCTCGAAGCCGCCCGCGACTACCTCCGCAAACACCTCCCGAACCTCGACCTCGAAACCGACGTCATCGTCGACGTCAAACTCGGCGAGGGTTCGGGCGACCTCCAGGACGTCTTCGGCGAGGACGGCACCACTGTCCCGAACGCCAACGACACCTCCTTCGGCGTCGGCCACGCCCCACTCAGCGAGACCGAACGCATCGTCCTCGAGACCGAGCGCTCGCTCAACGGCGAGTTCGCCGACGACAACCCCGCCGTCGGCGAGGACGTCAAGGTCATGGGGAAACGCGAGGGCGACCACATCGACCTCACCGTCGCCGTCGCGCTCGTCGACACCTACGTCCCCAACATGGAGGCCTACGCGGCCGAGATCGAATCCATCCGCGACCACGTCGAAGCGCTCGCCGAAGCGCACACCGACCGCGACGTCGCCGTCGCCGTCAACACCGCCGACGACTACGAGGACGGCTCCATCTACCTCACCACCACCGGCACCAGCGCCGAACAGGGCGACGACGGCAGCGTCGGCCGCGGCAACCGCGCGAACGGCCTCATCACCCCGAACCGCTCCATGAGCATGGAAGCCACCTCCGGCAAGAACCCGGTCAACCACATCGGGAAGATCTACAACCTCCTCTCCACGGAAATCGCAGAGAGCATCGTCGACGACGTCGCGGGCATCCGAGACCTCCGCGTCCGCCTGCTCTCTCAAATCGGCCGCCCCATCGACGAACCCCACGTCGCCGACGTTCACGTCGTCACCGACGACGGACTCACCGTCGCCGACGTCGAACCCGAGATTGTGGACATCGTCGACGAGGAACTCGCCAACGTCACGGACATCACCCAGCGCGTCATCGACGGCGAACTCACTACCTTCTGA
- a CDS encoding GNAT family N-acetyltransferase, which translates to MDIRVPTDDEREAVAARLLRPAYRDTEARDPEFSAVEESVVEAEDCSRWLDDDDRTIFVAYDPEPVGNVSGGVSSSPALYERGPNCYVDGLYVVPERRREGIAGDLLDRMAEWARSRDCERLSLSVHVDNDAALDFYENHDFETKFHSLRKRL; encoded by the coding sequence ATGGACATTCGCGTTCCCACCGACGACGAACGTGAGGCCGTCGCCGCGCGCCTGCTGCGGCCTGCGTACCGCGACACGGAGGCCCGCGACCCCGAGTTCAGCGCGGTCGAGGAGAGCGTCGTCGAGGCCGAGGACTGCTCGCGCTGGCTGGACGACGACGACCGCACCATCTTCGTCGCGTACGACCCCGAACCCGTCGGCAACGTCTCCGGGGGCGTCTCGAGTTCGCCCGCGCTGTACGAACGCGGGCCGAACTGCTACGTCGACGGCCTCTACGTCGTCCCGGAGCGCCGCCGCGAGGGCATCGCCGGCGACCTCCTCGACCGGATGGCCGAGTGGGCGCGGTCGCGGGATTGCGAGCGACTCAGTCTCTCCGTCCACGTGGACAACGACGCCGCCCTCGACTTCTACGAGAACCACGACTTCGAGACGAAGTTTCACAGCCTCCGCAAGCGACTCTGA
- a CDS encoding FKBP-type peptidyl-prolyl cis-trans isomerase, translating into MSDESEAEAADESEASEETEQSGLQEGDFVELSYSAFTVDSEELVDTTSEEVAEEEGVEVEDQDFSPRTIALGEEHIFGAVEDDIVGKEVGDSGTVVVEQAFGEYDEDEVRTISAEKIPEDERYPGAHVDVEGEHGHVETIIGGRARVDFNHPLAGEDVEYDYEIIDQIEDRVEKAKGMLQMYFDADLEMDIETDEVEEEVEGEDGETETETVEKETLYIEQSQQLQFNQQWMMGKQQILNQLIDMLDIDRVIVQETIDGQPAGMGGMMGGMGGMGGGEDLGEVEEALEDADVDADEIVDELEAEGDEE; encoded by the coding sequence ATGAGCGACGAATCCGAGGCCGAAGCAGCCGACGAGTCCGAAGCAAGCGAGGAAACCGAGCAGTCTGGACTGCAGGAAGGCGACTTCGTCGAGCTGTCGTACAGCGCGTTCACAGTCGACAGCGAGGAACTCGTCGACACCACCTCCGAGGAGGTCGCAGAGGAGGAGGGCGTCGAGGTCGAGGACCAGGACTTCTCCCCGCGCACCATCGCGCTCGGCGAGGAGCACATCTTCGGCGCCGTCGAGGACGACATCGTCGGCAAGGAGGTCGGCGACAGCGGCACCGTCGTCGTCGAGCAGGCGTTCGGCGAGTACGACGAGGACGAGGTGCGCACCATCAGCGCAGAGAAGATCCCCGAAGACGAGCGGTACCCCGGCGCACACGTCGACGTCGAGGGCGAGCACGGCCACGTCGAGACCATCATCGGCGGCCGCGCCCGCGTCGACTTCAACCACCCGCTGGCCGGCGAAGACGTCGAGTACGACTACGAGATCATCGACCAGATCGAGGACCGCGTCGAGAAGGCCAAGGGCATGCTCCAGATGTACTTCGACGCCGACCTCGAGATGGACATCGAGACCGACGAGGTCGAGGAGGAAGTCGAAGGTGAAGACGGTGAGACCGAGACGGAGACCGTCGAGAAGGAGACGCTGTACATCGAGCAGTCCCAGCAGCTCCAGTTCAACCAGCAGTGGATGATGGGCAAACAGCAGATCCTCAACCAGCTCATCGACATGCTCGACATCGACCGCGTCATCGTCCAGGAGACCATCGACGGCCAGCCCGCGGGCATGGGCGGCATGATGGGTGGCATGGGCGGCATGGGCGGCGGCGAGGACCTCGGCGAGGTCGAGGAGGCCCTCGAGGACGCCGACGTGGACGCCGACGAGATCGTCGACGAACTCGAAGCCGAAGGCGACGAGGAGTAA
- a CDS encoding DUF7511 domain-containing protein → MTADSTTDGESSTDPADTTAAGHARPDSNRSKPSAYATDIDSLRAIVVRHRNRSDRCTVAPAEAAGEKRLTTWLSVDAAVIRSLREMR, encoded by the coding sequence ATGACTGCCGACAGCACCACCGACGGCGAGTCCAGTACCGACCCCGCTGACACTACGGCCGCCGGCCACGCACGCCCCGACTCCAATCGGTCGAAGCCGAGTGCGTACGCCACCGACATCGACTCGCTTCGAGCAATCGTCGTCAGACACCGGAACCGGTCGGACCGCTGTACCGTTGCCCCCGCCGAAGCAGCCGGCGAAAAACGCCTCACGACGTGGCTCAGCGTCGATGCAGCCGTCATCCGGTCACTCAGAGAGATGCGTTGA
- a CDS encoding type B DNA-directed DNA polymerase produces MAFAFDFEEDGVTIWHATGDSVDEGGVTAERDTDYRPTVYVHANDGELGALADRLADDPKVAALAWRERFLDLHAEEQSEVLAVELTRAGEVRQLAREIRTRHEPGGPSGATARAPGTYRLFNVDFSPGFRYCVETGTDPTPARDLRTLAVRTTDRALAHDDVSSLRIDGERVAGSEEAVLRALASRVERENPDVLVVSHGDLLSLVAARAERAGVDFRWGRDASGVALAGDDISQLAAANTYEHHDRSSHSPATYTVRGRAVLDESNSFLWGQSGLAGLLYLVEQSWQPIEEAGRASIGGVLTAMQTREALSRGVLVPWNKWGPEQFKDARTLHAADRGGTTLAPEVGRHENVHELDFASLYPTIIREYNVSPDTVLCDCHPDREVVPELGYNLCPEDGFLGDVLGPLLEDRADIKDEIAAAEAERSGATGDRHERLEARSAAIKWVLVSCFGYQGYRNSKFGRIECHEAINAFARDILLRAKQRLEDAGWHVAHAIVDSVWVTPAVDDPTPLGEVCDTISEEARVRLEHEAAYDWVCFVPRRGERAGALTSYFGKVADAEEFTVRGVEARRRSTPSFVEDCQREWFRVLDRTGSPDAVVDRLRRDLASLRSGDVDSAALVVEKRASKPASEYRQATRTVAALRRYQAHGIDRHPGQRVEFVVTDDDADGRRRVRLPFEDGVDDYDADHYADRLIRAAATVVSPFGWDRSRVERELRTTRDLELGSF; encoded by the coding sequence ATGGCGTTCGCGTTCGACTTCGAGGAGGACGGCGTGACCATCTGGCACGCGACGGGAGACAGCGTCGACGAAGGAGGCGTGACCGCCGAGCGCGACACCGACTACCGACCGACCGTCTACGTGCACGCGAACGACGGCGAACTCGGCGCGCTCGCCGACCGCCTCGCTGACGACCCGAAGGTTGCCGCGCTGGCGTGGCGCGAGCGGTTCCTCGACCTACACGCCGAAGAGCAATCGGAGGTGCTCGCCGTCGAACTGACGCGCGCCGGGGAGGTTCGACAACTCGCTCGCGAGATACGGACGCGCCACGAGCCGGGCGGCCCGTCCGGCGCAACGGCACGCGCGCCGGGGACGTACCGCCTGTTCAACGTCGATTTCTCGCCGGGGTTCCGGTACTGCGTGGAGACCGGGACGGACCCGACGCCCGCTCGCGACCTGCGGACGCTCGCGGTGCGCACGACGGACCGCGCGCTCGCCCACGACGACGTCTCGTCGCTCCGCATCGACGGCGAACGCGTCGCGGGCAGCGAGGAGGCCGTGCTCCGAGCGCTGGCGTCACGGGTCGAGCGCGAGAACCCGGACGTGCTCGTGGTGAGCCACGGCGACCTGCTCTCGCTCGTCGCCGCGAGGGCGGAGCGCGCGGGCGTCGACTTCCGGTGGGGGAGAGACGCCAGTGGCGTGGCATTGGCTGGCGACGACATCAGCCAGTTGGCGGCAGCGAACACGTACGAGCATCACGACCGCAGTAGTCATTCGCCCGCGACGTACACCGTCCGGGGGCGCGCGGTGCTCGACGAGTCGAACAGCTTTCTGTGGGGGCAGTCGGGGCTCGCGGGCCTGCTGTACCTCGTCGAGCAGTCCTGGCAGCCCATCGAGGAGGCGGGGCGCGCGAGCATCGGCGGCGTGCTCACCGCGATGCAGACTCGGGAGGCGCTCTCCCGGGGCGTGCTCGTGCCGTGGAACAAGTGGGGGCCAGAGCAGTTCAAGGACGCGCGCACGCTCCACGCCGCGGACCGCGGCGGCACGACGCTCGCGCCCGAAGTCGGCCGCCACGAGAACGTACACGAACTCGACTTCGCGTCGCTGTACCCCACGATAATCCGGGAGTACAACGTCAGCCCGGACACCGTGTTGTGTGACTGCCACCCCGACCGGGAGGTTGTCCCGGAACTCGGCTACAACCTCTGCCCCGAGGACGGCTTCCTCGGTGACGTGCTCGGCCCGCTGCTCGAGGACCGAGCGGACATCAAGGACGAAATCGCCGCTGCGGAGGCGGAGCGTTCGGGCGCTACCGGTGACCGTCACGAGCGCCTGGAAGCCCGCTCGGCGGCCATCAAGTGGGTGCTGGTCTCGTGTTTCGGTTACCAGGGTTACCGGAACAGCAAGTTCGGGCGCATCGAGTGCCACGAGGCCATCAACGCGTTCGCGCGGGACATCCTCCTGCGTGCAAAACAGCGACTCGAGGACGCCGGCTGGCACGTCGCGCACGCCATCGTGGACAGCGTCTGGGTGACTCCCGCGGTCGACGACCCGACGCCGCTCGGAGAGGTCTGTGACACAATCTCCGAGGAGGCCCGCGTCCGACTGGAGCACGAGGCCGCCTACGACTGGGTGTGTTTCGTGCCGCGACGGGGCGAACGAGCGGGCGCACTCACCTCCTACTTCGGGAAGGTCGCCGACGCCGAGGAGTTCACGGTCCGCGGCGTGGAGGCGCGCCGCCGCTCGACGCCCTCGTTCGTCGAGGACTGCCAGCGCGAGTGGTTCCGCGTGCTCGACCGAACGGGGAGTCCGGACGCCGTCGTCGACCGCCTGCGCCGTGACCTTGCGTCGCTCCGCTCGGGCGACGTGGACTCCGCGGCTCTCGTGGTGGAAAAGCGCGCGTCGAAACCCGCGAGCGAATACCGGCAGGCGACGCGCACGGTCGCGGCGCTCCGACGATACCAGGCCCACGGTATCGATCGCCACCCCGGCCAGCGCGTGGAGTTCGTCGTCACCGACGACGACGCCGACGGGCGGCGGCGCGTTCGCCTGCCGTTCGAGGACGGCGTGGACGACTACGACGCCGATCACTACGCCGACAGGCTGATTCGTGCTGCAGCGACCGTCGTCTCCCCGTTCGGCTGGGACCGCTCGCGAGTCGAGCGCGAACTCCGGACGACCAGAGACCTCGAACTCGGGTCGTTCTGA
- a CDS encoding RNA-binding protein, which produces MGSVPFHYFDLRAFCYDTEDEERVKDSLRHFLPEDVELQRTTSEGHLGDRIVVLSARVERADEMRHVLDQLRDGADIEQIRAQLDDRVDDNCSLFVHLDKQAAYQGDAQLGDGLSLRAKVEAYPAKREAAVENAREALS; this is translated from the coding sequence ATGGGTTCCGTTCCGTTCCACTACTTCGACCTGCGGGCGTTCTGCTACGACACGGAGGACGAGGAGCGCGTGAAGGATTCGCTCCGGCACTTCCTCCCGGAGGACGTCGAGTTACAGCGCACGACCTCCGAGGGGCACCTCGGGGACCGAATCGTCGTGCTGTCGGCGCGCGTCGAGCGCGCCGACGAGATGCGCCACGTCCTCGACCAGTTGCGCGACGGCGCGGACATCGAGCAGATCCGCGCCCAACTCGATGACCGCGTGGACGACAACTGCTCGCTGTTCGTCCACCTCGACAAGCAGGCGGCCTACCAGGGCGACGCGCAACTCGGCGACGGCCTGTCGCTGCGCGCGAAAGTCGAGGCGTACCCAGCGAAGCGGGAGGCCGCCGTGGAGAACGCCCGCGAGGCGCTGAGCTAG
- a CDS encoding MinD/ParA family ATP-binding protein yields MLAVAGGKGGCGKTTTALGLARAFAQRRRRPLVVDCDLDAPNLHLRADVPRDPGLDVLQTPESPSETHQKSLVSEGADAPANVAHPSAVLPGVDVLPVGSATGDDLTRALDALDMLPDDRPVLLDCPAGASEAATRPLRAADGAVVVATDGREEIEDAVKTAAMARAVGTPVLAVVVSRVHRPPGGLTEALGAPHVTPVPPADTPLSDERTASAYAAVADAVGTDF; encoded by the coding sequence GTGCTCGCAGTCGCTGGCGGCAAGGGAGGATGCGGGAAGACGACCACGGCGCTCGGTCTCGCGAGAGCGTTCGCCCAGCGCCGCCGCCGTCCCCTCGTCGTGGACTGCGACCTCGACGCGCCGAACCTCCACTTGCGCGCGGACGTCCCTCGCGACCCCGGACTCGACGTTCTGCAGACGCCGGAGTCGCCTTCCGAAACACATCAGAAATCTCTGGTTTCTGAGGGCGCTGACGCTCCCGCGAACGTCGCCCACCCCTCCGCCGTTCTCCCCGGCGTGGACGTGCTCCCAGTGGGCAGTGCGACCGGCGACGACCTCACTCGTGCGCTGGACGCACTCGACATGCTCCCCGACGACCGACCGGTACTCCTCGACTGTCCGGCGGGCGCGAGCGAGGCCGCAACCCGCCCGCTCAGGGCCGCCGACGGCGCAGTGGTCGTCGCCACGGACGGTCGGGAAGAGATAGAGGACGCGGTCAAGACCGCGGCGATGGCGCGCGCCGTCGGTACGCCGGTTCTCGCCGTGGTCGTCTCACGCGTCCACCGTCCACCGGGCGGACTCACCGAAGCGCTCGGAGCACCGCACGTAACACCGGTGCCGCCCGCCGACACGCCGCTCTCGGACGAGCGAACCGCCTCCGCGTACGCGGCAGTCGCCGACGCGGTCGGGACAGATTTTTAA
- the cyaB gene encoding class IV adenylate cyclase has protein sequence MYEVEVKVPANHDEVREALDDAGAAPQGVVAQADTYYNAPNRDFAETDEALRVRTVSEVSGDSRGRGLAAVLDAALGGPDASSGSPDASSTSRVTYKGPLVDDASKTREEFETGVDDGETMGAVFERLGFTPTATVRKVRDRYRVDGWLVVLDDVEDVGTYVEVETEVEDEDEISDARDEVYSVLRDLGLDPEEQIQASYLGIKLENA, from the coding sequence ATGTACGAGGTCGAGGTGAAGGTGCCCGCGAACCACGACGAAGTCCGGGAGGCACTCGACGACGCCGGCGCAGCGCCCCAGGGAGTCGTGGCGCAGGCGGACACGTACTACAACGCCCCGAATCGGGACTTCGCGGAGACCGACGAGGCGCTCCGCGTGCGCACGGTTAGCGAGGTATCGGGGGACAGTCGCGGGAGGGGACTCGCCGCCGTACTCGACGCGGCGCTCGGGGGCCCGGACGCGTCGTCCGGGAGTCCGGACGCGTCATCGACGTCCCGTGTGACGTACAAGGGGCCGCTCGTCGACGACGCGTCGAAGACCCGCGAGGAGTTCGAAACGGGGGTCGACGACGGCGAGACGATGGGGGCGGTGTTCGAGCGCCTCGGATTCACGCCGACTGCCACGGTGCGGAAGGTCCGCGACCGCTACCGCGTGGACGGGTGGCTGGTCGTTCTCGACGACGTCGAGGACGTCGGGACGTACGTCGAAGTCGAGACGGAGGTCGAGGACGAAGACGAGATTTCTGACGCGCGAGACGAGGTGTACAGTGTTCTCCGAGATCTCGGACTCGACCCCGAGGAGCAGATACAGGCGTCGTATCTCGGCATCAAACTCGAAAATGCGTAG
- a CDS encoding DUF1918 domain-containing protein has product MSFEEDDAVVLHDKHSEFDGETGTVTQVVETMFGEPNYTVSFEDGQEAGVPADNLEDAEGGDGEDADEE; this is encoded by the coding sequence ATGAGCTTCGAAGAGGACGACGCGGTCGTACTTCACGACAAGCACAGCGAGTTCGACGGCGAAACGGGCACGGTCACCCAGGTCGTCGAGACGATGTTCGGGGAGCCGAACTACACCGTGAGCTTCGAAGACGGGCAGGAAGCGGGCGTGCCCGCCGACAACCTCGAGGACGCCGAGGGCGGTGACGGCGAGGACGCCGACGAGGAGTAA
- the pyrB gene encoding aspartate carbamoyltransferase has translation MRHDHLLTAKQLSRGDVEAVLDRAAEFDADPAAAHERHADKLLALCFFEPSTRTKMSFETAAKRLGGGVVDMGSVESSSVKKGESLADTTRVVEGYADGLVLRHPKQGAAKLASEHVDVPVVNAGDGAGHHPSQTLLDLYTIREHAGLDDLSIGIMGDLKYGRTVHSLAHALTNFDARQHFVSPESLRLPRSVRYDLHEAGAQVREHEDLEDVLPSLDVLYVTRIQRERFPDEDEYEAVAGEYRITPETLEAASDDLAVMHPLPRVDEISPAVDDTPQATYFEQAHNGVPVRMALLDMLLGDGGDSE, from the coding sequence ATGCGTCACGACCACCTCCTCACCGCCAAACAACTCTCCCGGGGTGACGTCGAGGCTGTCCTCGACCGGGCCGCGGAGTTCGACGCGGACCCGGCGGCCGCACACGAGCGCCACGCGGACAAGTTGCTCGCGCTGTGTTTCTTCGAGCCGAGCACGCGCACGAAGATGAGTTTCGAGACGGCCGCCAAGCGCCTCGGCGGCGGCGTCGTGGACATGGGTTCGGTGGAATCCTCGTCCGTGAAGAAAGGCGAGTCCCTCGCGGACACCACTCGCGTCGTCGAGGGGTACGCGGACGGACTCGTGCTCCGCCACCCGAAGCAGGGCGCGGCGAAACTCGCGAGCGAGCACGTCGACGTGCCCGTGGTGAACGCCGGAGACGGCGCTGGCCACCACCCGAGCCAGACGCTCCTCGACCTGTACACGATTCGGGAACACGCGGGGCTGGACGACCTCTCCATCGGCATCATGGGCGACCTGAAGTACGGACGGACGGTGCACTCGCTGGCGCACGCGCTCACGAACTTCGACGCGCGCCAGCACTTCGTCAGCCCCGAGAGTCTGCGACTCCCGCGCTCGGTGCGCTACGACCTCCACGAGGCCGGCGCGCAGGTCCGCGAGCACGAGGACCTCGAGGACGTACTCCCCTCCCTGGACGTACTGTACGTGACGCGCATCCAGCGCGAACGGTTCCCCGACGAGGACGAGTACGAGGCCGTCGCGGGTGAGTACCGCATCACGCCCGAGACGCTCGAGGCCGCGAGCGACGACCTCGCGGTGATGCACCCGCTCCCGCGCGTGGACGAGATCTCGCCGGCGGTCGACGACACGCCCCAGGCGACGTACTTCGAGCAAGCGCACAACGGCGTCCCGGTCCGCATGGCGCTGCTCGACATGCTCCTCGGTGACGGAGGTGATTCGGAATGA
- a CDS encoding RAD55 family ATPase — protein sequence MASRLSTGVDVLDRELGGGVPAGTVVAYETPPASQGELLLYELTRPRPTLYLTTDRTKQAVRDAFEETNAPTGNPEIGYIKGADAIENARRAVRSVPEETTVVVDTADALERADRTRYENFLNELSNHMRNVGGVAVLHCLDTDHAPELRGTTEHMVDAVFRLSVEEAGGEIESRLTVPKFRGGRALDTPVKLNLTERVQVDTSRDIA from the coding sequence ATGGCATCGCGGCTCTCCACGGGCGTGGACGTCCTCGACCGGGAGCTCGGCGGCGGCGTTCCCGCGGGGACCGTCGTCGCGTACGAGACCCCGCCGGCCAGCCAGGGAGAGCTGCTGCTGTACGAACTCACGCGTCCGCGGCCGACGCTGTACCTCACCACGGACCGCACGAAACAGGCAGTCCGGGACGCTTTCGAGGAGACGAACGCGCCCACCGGAAACCCCGAAATCGGCTACATCAAGGGCGCGGACGCGATAGAGAACGCGCGCCGAGCGGTCCGGAGTGTCCCCGAGGAGACGACCGTCGTCGTCGACACCGCAGACGCCCTCGAACGGGCGGACCGCACCCGCTACGAGAACTTCCTGAACGAACTCAGCAACCACATGCGGAACGTCGGCGGCGTCGCCGTACTCCACTGCCTGGACACCGACCACGCGCCCGAACTCCGGGGGACGACCGAGCACATGGTCGACGCGGTGTTCCGCCTGAGCGTCGAGGAGGCCGGCGGCGAGATCGAGAGCCGGCTCACCGTGCCGAAGTTCCGCGGCGGCCGTGCACTCGACACACCGGTGAAACTGAACCTCACCGAGCGCGTGCAGGTCGACACCAGCCGCGACATCGCGTAA
- a CDS encoding lipase maturation factor family protein, protein MELLGGGSYWLVRFVFHRALAVIYLLAFLVAAFQFRPLAGEDGLLPLGNYAERASFRERPSLFYFFPSDRAVAAAAWAGVVVSVVALVGVPGALPRPWAVPASMVVWATLWALYQSFVNAGQTFYGYGWESMLLETGFLAIFLGAGSSAAPAVVVWLLRWVLFRNMFGAGLIKLRGDDCWRNLTAMDYHYETQPIPNPGSWFAHHLPDRFHRVETLGNHVVELAIPFLYFAPQPWAAAAGVATILFQGWLMVTGNFSWLNALTIVLATSTFSDGVLADALLVSAPATVPAPLFLQAAALLVAGLVLALSVRPARNMLSENQVMNAGYDPLHLVNTYGAFGSITRQRHELVIQGTAEKYPGEDADWQTYRFKGKPTDTARRPPQVAPYHLRLDWQLWFAAMTRRPRRPWFRRFLQKLLEGDDGVTGLLAHDPFPDDPPEHVRVLRYRYRFTTPEERDRTGEWWERTRAGTYVSAVSREELAGGGQQRRRRW, encoded by the coding sequence ATGGAGCTTCTGGGGGGAGGGAGCTACTGGCTCGTGCGCTTCGTCTTCCACCGGGCGCTCGCGGTCATCTACTTGCTCGCGTTCCTCGTCGCCGCTTTCCAGTTCCGGCCGCTCGCGGGCGAGGACGGCCTGCTCCCGCTCGGGAACTACGCAGAGCGGGCGTCGTTCCGGGAGCGCCCGAGTCTCTTCTACTTCTTCCCGTCGGACCGGGCCGTCGCCGCCGCGGCGTGGGCCGGTGTCGTCGTCTCCGTCGTCGCACTCGTCGGCGTGCCCGGAGCGCTCCCCCGGCCGTGGGCCGTCCCGGCGTCGATGGTCGTGTGGGCGACGCTCTGGGCGCTCTACCAGTCGTTCGTGAACGCCGGGCAGACGTTCTATGGCTACGGCTGGGAGTCGATGCTGCTCGAAACCGGCTTCCTCGCTATCTTCCTCGGGGCGGGGAGTAGCGCCGCGCCCGCCGTCGTCGTGTGGCTGCTGCGCTGGGTGTTGTTCCGCAACATGTTCGGCGCGGGCCTCATCAAACTCCGCGGCGACGACTGCTGGCGGAATCTGACGGCGATGGACTACCACTACGAGACACAGCCGATTCCGAATCCGGGGTCGTGGTTCGCCCACCACCTTCCGGACCGCTTCCACCGCGTCGAGACGCTCGGCAATCACGTCGTCGAACTCGCGATTCCGTTCCTCTACTTCGCGCCCCAGCCGTGGGCCGCGGCGGCGGGCGTCGCGACGATTCTCTTCCAGGGATGGCTGATGGTCACCGGGAACTTCTCGTGGCTGAACGCGCTCACCATCGTGCTCGCCACCAGCACGTTCAGCGACGGCGTCCTCGCGGACGCACTCCTCGTTTCCGCACCTGCGACCGTGCCTGCGCCGTTGTTCCTTCAGGCCGCGGCCCTGCTCGTCGCCGGACTCGTCCTCGCTCTGAGCGTGCGCCCAGCACGGAACATGCTATCGGAGAACCAGGTGATGAACGCCGGATACGATCCGCTCCATCTCGTCAACACGTACGGCGCGTTCGGCTCTATCACGCGCCAGCGCCACGAACTCGTCATCCAGGGCACCGCCGAGAAATACCCGGGTGAGGACGCCGACTGGCAGACCTACCGGTTCAAGGGCAAGCCGACGGACACCGCGCGCCGCCCGCCCCAGGTCGCGCCGTACCACCTCAGACTCGACTGGCAGCTCTGGTTCGCCGCGATGACCCGCCGGCCGCGCCGCCCGTGGTTCCGCCGCTTCCTCCAGAAACTCCTCGAGGGAGACGACGGCGTCACTGGACTCCTGGCCCACGACCCGTTCCCCGACGACCCGCCCGAGCACGTCCGCGTGCTCCGGTATCGCTACCGGTTCACCACTCCCGAGGAACGCGACCGGACGGGCGAGTGGTGGGAGCGGACGCGCGCCGGCACGTACGTCAGCGCCGTTTCGCGCGAGGAACTCGCTGGCGGTGGCCAGCAACGGCGCCGGCGGTGGTGA